The genomic interval caaaacgAACTTACCATACATCAACGCTTCTGCTTCTGGAGAAAAATCTTCCTGCATACCATGTAAGTAACATTTACGTAACTATACCGTTGCTTGGAGTTAAATAGATCTATATAGTGAATGAGATTTTTGTATTTCTTACATGAATGAAACGtttattacatgtaaaaaaacaaagacaaatatcaaacagggaatgccacgcaccaaaaacgcagcctcctaaaaaacgaaacccacagcacgcagacgcgtgcaccacacacacacacacacagccaacatattaggacaaaacgaacaaacaaaggaacacacacacaacaaagccaacacatcaggacaaaacgaacaaacaaaggaacacagttgggcaccgccttggaacggtcagtggcaaaaacaccactggggagcttaaaccggtttatggtgcgcacccaacctcactcttacccccaacatgttccaaagacacgggacagtgtaaataaaagtaatcccctccgggtgaatctcttacacacgtaatggaaacaaaaaggcatacaCTATTTGATTCTTTGTTTTGGCGGTCAACAGATGTTATTATCCTTTGCGGCCATATTTTGGGTATGTCCGAGTTCTCCCGATAGATTTCTCATGTTTCGGGTAATCTCGAACGCTAGATTCTCTTCTATTAATAGCCTAAATAATCATTTTGTCTGTTAAAATATTTCTGACACTAAATATAGCACGTGTTTTGCTGGCACTGTGGTAACCACGTTATTTTCGGCACGAAATGTATATTTTCGAAAAGACAATTCTGTTCTTTATGATCTTTAGCAAATAGAACTAATTTGACTTAATATCTTATTTTTCAGCATGAGTAAACAAATAGGCGCGAAGAGAAATCAGAAAAACCACGACATTTTGATTCTACATCATGCTGTGGATGCCGTACAGTCAAAGTCAATGTCATTGAGAGCCGCATCTAAGCACTATGGTATTCCGACGTCCACGCTGCATGACAAAGTCCATGGCAAGACGCCTGTGTCATGTCCATCCAAGACCATTCTGACTACAGCTGAAGAGCAGAGGTTAGTTGACTggcagtgattttttttacttttttggtaacagcccatgccttttaaattgggaatttttagcgcgataaacttcaaaattgggaaaaattaacacaacttaataaagaaatcatttaaagctGTCCACTAAACATTCTAGTTTCTCATTATTCAGTTCATTTTTTTGGTGACATAAACGCATTACAGCGTCCAAACTACGTTGAGTAAGACGATTTCGCTTCTTTGTTAAAATATTGGACATCAGAGAAAAACTCCTTTCAACCACAGCTGTAGAGGATGGAAGTATCATTGAGAAGTACAGGAGTCTGTATACTAATGGGAAACACTCTTGGAGAACAGGATCCCGCTGGAACTCTTTATATACATCTGTGACAGTAGTTTTACCATTTCTCCTGTAAACGAATAAATTTAATAGCTGCAAGTTAGTATTTGTGCACAGATAGATAAATTAATTAGTCAAAAAACTTAAATACAACCTTGACTTATTCATGTACTAGGTAGTTTTACATCTATAGTCATGATTATTGCCATGTatgaaaattcaaataaatttcataatGGCTTAAAAAATTGTGTTTCTTACAATCATATACTAGTTCAAATTAGACTTATAGTACACTGACTGACAAATGATGTCACACTGCAACTGGGCTGAAAATGCGAACAAAAATGtgaacaaatgaaattaaaaccaacTGGTAACAAACAACAGCAtgattaacagaacagaacaaaacaaagtTGTCTAGTAGCACAAACTTCTCTGAAAGTATTGTACGATTGTAGAAATTGAATTCAAATCAATTGCAATCAAAAATGACTTTATAAAGATAAGATATAATTATCTTTTGAAAcaccttttattaaaaaaaaaactcattcaTCAAAGAAATCTGTTGTACCTGTATAAAGTAACTTAACATAAGAACGtgtgaaataaaaactttttttaacagaAAGTTTGGAGAGCTAAACATAACAATCACTTTACGGTAATACCTTAGCATGAACAACtgagttttgaaactttttagctCGGTTTCCAGCTGGTTGGCATCCATTAATGCTGATGCTTGAGAGACATGCCCTTGGAAATGGTCTTCCTTCGGAGAGCCATAAAAGTTGACCAATCTACCCAGTAAGTCCTTTAatcaaaaacataatatttaaagATTTCAAACATAAGACTTGCCAAGTTGGTAGATTTGAAACCTGAATTAAAAATATCTACAAATTACAATGCATCATACAGGCAGATATTGTTATGTTTAATGGCCTTAGATAACATTTTGAAAAGGTGGAATAGagaagtggaaacttcacaggtcgctcaacacaacaaaaacgaagatgttgcaggctcggtttgattgagcctgttcatggacggtagtggaaatgcatgctaccgtccacgccctctagccccgggttgagcagaactcaacatttacacatgctaaaagtacaaaaagcaattaagagacatccgcagatgtattcaaacggcggtgaacatggaatcttcaatgatacacgtgttgaaccatgataaaaatataaatttgcatAGAAGgcttctaaacccgttttttatggggatgtggtttacaaatttcGTAAGATcatgggtcatggtaattttccaaatgtatttggtaaaattataaaacgttttattaaaagaggttacgacccaactgttttgagacataccgcatgtttagtgttcaacccgtttacagttggacactacgcttccctctttgattgtgtctgacggaaaagggggaggactctatgataagcagtttttaaatcctactaggactgaactgttttgatatctgccttctggcctgtttcgtcgggcccttaagagtgtttctcttgttgctctgtcttctgaaaaggcattgagtacatacgtttttggttcttaaggtttgctttttatatttttatacacgagcatttttgtgttttacatgccatgcctttttgttttcagtccgtgtgttagagattcacccggaggggattacttttatttacactgtcccgtgtctttggaacatggtggtggtaagagtgaggttgggtgcgcaccataaacccgtttaagctccccagtggtgtttttgccactgaccgttccaaggcggtgccccactgtgttcctttgtttattcgttttgtcctcttatgtgggctgtgtgtgtgtgtgttcctttgtttgttcgttttgtcctcgtgtgtcggctttgtgtgtgtgtgtgtgtgtgtttgtggtgtgcgcgtctgcgtgctgtaggtttcgttttgggggaggctgcgattttggtacgtggcattccctgtttgatatttgtctttgtttttgtgtaGGTATTCGCAATTCATCTAAAACATACCTCTCCATACTTGGGCAGGTCAGTTATGGTGTCTTGTAGGTTTGATGGGTTAAGAAAGCCGAAGCCGGTCAAAACAGGTTGCCCTGTTGCAAAGGCATCTTCGATCTCTTGGACTAGGTCATATATCAATGGAATTCCTGTTGCCAAAAACATTATAGCATTATAAGgtatacatttagaaaaaaaacaaccataTTTTCATTCTCATAACAATTTCCATCAATTAAACATTATCATAAATATGTCAGTTATTCATCTTGAAAGCTTTGAACAAGAAAAAGATTCTCAGTCGGAGGCAGGCAAATAGGTTATCAGTTTCAAAATCATAAAGTTAGCATATAACAAACCTGTCAGTCTCTTGTAGGTAACTTTCTGGTGTTATAGCCTACTGTCTGCCGCACTCTCTCACTCTCCTCTCCAGGTTCGTCCTGTCCTGGATCTCGCCGAAGAGCATCATACATTTGGTAAATTCAGTGTCACTAGTTTGCAAATTCCTGTATTTCTCCACTAGCCCATGCAGTTCCTCAGTTCTGTTCTTCACATGCTCTGGTAGTGTTGTGAAGTTGATATTCTCTTCCTAAAGATATGGCAAATACATGTAGaagcaaaattttaatttacatgATGTTAAACCTCATTGTTATATAACTAACTGATTAGTATATACTATATTTTCTGCAAAATGAGTTTTAATAATACTAAGCAAACAATGTCACTGGTGTTTTCAAATTAGTGGTGTGGAATTCAAAAATCTTTTTGGTCAGAACGATTTAACAGAACTTGCATGTATGTAGTTTCAAGCTTAAAAATATACTAACTTGCAAATATAACGACAACATGTTCACTGGCTTGAGTATGCCAGTCAGCAGTAGAATAGTGGCTACAGTTGTATGATTGGTCAGACACAATCGTATTCCCATCAACTCTGGCTCCCTCCTCGCTGCATACAGTGAGTCCAATGTATCCAGAATACAGACATACCTGAAAGCATATAAATGGAAAACACACTGACAGTCAATGAGCCCGACATTATTTGACAGACGGAGTACACCATAGTCTACAGGTAACCCAAGAACATTGATATCCTTAGATGTGGACCCTCGGCAGTGTTTCAGCCCTAACCTGGTGTCACTGTGTTTATCTGAGGGCAAAGCCAGCCAAGGTAAAATGATCAGTCAGACAGTTTTTATGTCATGGTACCAGGTACCTTTTGAGTTACTTTATTATAAAAATGGTTTGCTCTTACAACATTATTTTAGTCTCACTCTGAAAATAGCTTTGTAAAATATTGAATTTCTTTCTGCTACCTTACATTTTTTCTCAAAGCATAGTGATGTCTTATGTATAAGATTCAATTAACCTATAGTATTTACATTGACAATACCTTACCGTAAAACAAATCTAGCAGCAGCCTGTAGATGTGACAGCCAACGTGTGGTACATGCCTTTGTGATCGCAAGTGGTTTAACACCATAAACAACCTGTCAATTTGGAGAAATGATTGTCATTAAGATTTTTAGAATGGGATATATGTAAAGTTTTGAGAGTGGAAATCATTTACTATCCAATTATAGAGTCTAAGATATACATCTATTACCataaattcttcattttaaagataacaaagtcaataataaaatcaaacttgaagaaaatattcaGATGACAATTTCAGATGACAGTTTATTCAGgaataaaatgtgtaaattatTCAGTTGTTAATTCAACTTACTTGGATATGTTTGAACACTGCAAATTTCTGAGTGGAAAACTCAAAAAGCTTCCACAGTGACAGAAGAGCTGAGTCCACATCTTGGGAATCGCTTGATGAGATGGGTCAAACATAATGCCAGCCTATGGTTTCGGCAGTTTACATAAGTGGAAAACGGGCTGACATGAGACATTCTTCTCTGAACACCTGTGAAAATTTAGAATCAGTTTAACTTTAAGGTCAAATTCTTCGGTTATTGAGAAAATCATTTCTTAACAGtgtaaatcatttcataaaacttACATACAGTGTCACTATTTGGGAGGTAAATACAATACAAATGTTTATGGTACTGAAAAGCTGACTCACACAATACTGATATAACGACATTTACAGTTTGTCCAGCCTCTTATCAAATTTGTAAGGAAtcattatctaaaatattttttattgttccctaattttttttatgaattaaatttaCCTGTTTGAATACCACTCATAGTATTACATCCATCAAAACCACTGAACCTCATATTTTAAATGTCAACTCCTTTAGCCACAAGGATCCCTTCAAGAGCTGAGGCAATATGCTCTGCCGTTCCCTTGGTAAGTTCAATGAAGCCGAGGAAATAGGTTGAAACAACTGAGTGTCTTTCAAATCGAGCCATTACACTCATCTGACTTCTATGTGCCATAGATGATTCGTCAGCCAGAAGAGAAAACTCTTTTCGCCGTAGGTCTTCTAGTAGATCACGTTCAAACAGATCGGACGTACACAAAAGCATTTCGTTAATACAAGTTGTTGACAAATATTTAGAACTAATTTTACTGTTCAAATGTTCTTGTAAGCCCCTGACACCTAGATTAGCAACAAACTCTACAAGGGCTTTCGTATTTTCTGTGTAAGCAAGTTTTCTTTGGATCAGAAAGTCAATGCACAGGAATATTTTCTTCAAAGCTTCTCGATTCTTCATCCTGGTATCATTTTCCTTCAGAAGAAGCTGACGATACACATTTACATTTGACCTTGCTAGAACCAGCCGCTCGTTGGCATTTTTATGCTGTAAACTGTCCTGATGGAGCTCTAACTGCCTGGTTGGATGAGTCCCTAACTTGACGCCCCTGGTTACAAATGCTTTGTTCTCAGTATGATTGTCAAAAAGTTCACATGTTTTACAAAGGTACCCATTTTGTACTCCCGAGTAATACAACCATGACTTGTACAAATGCTCATATTTCAGGTTGTAGAATCTGCGTTGGTATGGGACCACTGGGCCTTTCTTTTTCTTCAACCTGAGCTTAGTTTTAGACACAGGAGGAGGAACCGGGCCTATCATACATGTAGTGTTTGATGAGGATGAAACTTGAAATGATGGAACAGGTACATCCAGCTCAGAgcactgaggttgaacagacaggACATTTTCAgatgtcacaggatctgatggctcagatagcttagggtctgcttctgttgatttctgatggtcattttgtggggactcagaTTTGTTGGACAGTTCTGACGTTTGATTAGAATTCTCTTTATTTAAattaactttaccaaaagatgATCGAATGTCTGGAGTACCGACGGcgtgtttcagttttattttcttggtataatatttggaattatgcgaCATGGTTATTTTATTTACTAACAATTTTTTCCGACTCATTTTGACTCATGAAAAAAAGCGTTTAGCGACcgtgatgaaagtcatactaaatgccgtactatgccgtgacccgttttatgtaaacaacgcgcTTCGAATCggcaacaaaattctgcgaataaaccataattagagtcggaatttttatgattatttgcatcgttttagttcaactttcaTAAGAAATCAATCTAACTGGGAATAATCATCTcgtttttttgggaatttttaagcattttttgggAATATTGACTATTTTTGTCAATTGGGAAGACgccgaatttcggagtcaaatcgcgcaaaaaaaaaatcactgactgGGTTCTATATATGGCCCGTATTGGCTATGGCAGAACCAGGCAAGAAGTTCTTGATACTGTCAAGCGTATCATTGATGCTGACAAGAGACCAAATCCATTCAAGGACAACAGGCCTGGGAAGGACTGGTGGTACGGTTTTGTGAAGCGGCATCCCGAAATGACAGAACGGCTATCACAGGACCTAGGGAAAGAGCGAGCAACTATTACACAGGCTAAAGTTCAAAGCTGGTTTGAGGAGTTCGCAATGAAATCAAAGATCCTACCATTCTTCAAGACCCTAGCCGTCTATATAATGCAGACGAGTCAGGATTTTCATTGTGTCCGAAGTCAGGCAAAGTTATTGCACGTAAAGGTTCCTCTACTGTTTATCATTTTACATCATCTGATAAAACGCAGATTACTGTGTTGGCGTGCATGAGTGCAACGGGACATTTCTTGAAGCCACTTATTGTCTATCCTGGCCAACGATGTGCTTACAATCCTTTGGAGGGGTTTCCGGAGGCAGTCATGGGCCGAACAGACAACGGGTGGATGGACGCGGACCTCTTTGCTACATGGCTTACTGATGTCTTTATTCCATCTATTAAAGAACGGGGTGTACGTTAACCAGTTGTTCTCTTCGTTGATGGCCACTCGACCCACGTGTCAATGAGAGTTAGTGACATCTGTAGACAGGGTGGAATAGAGCTCTACTGTCTCCTAGAGCATGCATCGCATCTCATGCAGCCCTTCGACCTTCGTTTATTCAGCGTACTAAAAGATTCTTGGAAGCAGGCTGTCCGCGATTATCAATTTCAGAACATCGGCGAACACGTCACCAAAAAGAGTTTGCAAACGTATTTAAGACGGCATGGGAAAAGGCAACCACAGTCAGTGTTGCTGTTCATGGGTTTAGGGACTCCGGACTGTTTCCGTTGAATGCATCAAAGGTGCTGAGTACGTGCAAAATGGATCCGAGTAACATTTTCCACCCACATAGCACCTCAAACGGTCATTGCTTCTGGAGCAGCCGATGAATCGCAGGTTTTACCAGCAGCTCAGGAGAACGCTAATAACACCGTAAATGTTCAACAAGAAATTAATACAGACAAggaaacagaaaaagtggaaactctacaggtcgctcaacacaacaaaaatgaaaatgttgcaggctcggtttgattgagcctgttaatTAAATGAtcactctttttttcttttttatttttatataagaaaaggccaaaatttttgatgataataaatatttattaggtTACATATAGATCACGTTTTAACAATAACACAACATACATATATGAACTAACCAAATTTTATGAGTCAGAGTAGTACATTTCTCATATAAAAGGTTAGTTATCATTCACTACTGACTACTGTCAACTACAAAATAAACTTATTCAGTATAAGAAAActgaatatctacataaataagacagtaatcattataaatattcaaCTAAACACTTACTATCAGAAatcaaataaacaacaaacaatagaCAAGTGaacatataaatattacatgaaaTTATAAACACATATACAATAATATCAAGGGCAGGGCGGGTTCgggtattttcaaaattattttagacGTGATCCAACCAAGAAAAATACAGAATGAAGAAAATTGTCtaaattgaattataaaatacaagaataagcctatcaatgattttgataaaaaaccaatagatttaaaaagaataaaaaccgTTGACCAATCAGAAACGATGACACATAAGACGATTAACTTGATTTACAGACGCGAAAAAAGTGCTGTTCTCAATAATTAACCGATTTTATGAATACAGAAAATCGCCTAAATTAAATGAtcactctttttttcttttttatttttatataagaaaaggccaaaatttttgatgataataaatatttattaggtTACATATAGATCACGTTTTAACAATAACACAACATACATATATGAACTAACCAAATTTTATGAGTCAGAGTAGTACATTTCTCATATAAAAGGTCAGTTATCATTCACTACTGACTACTGTCAACTACAAAATAAACTTATTCAGTATAAGAAAActgaatatctacataaataagacagtaatcattataaatattcaaCTAAACACTTACTATCAGAAatcaaataaacaacaaacaatagaCAAGTGaacatataaatattacatgaaaTTATAAACACATATACAATAATATCAAGGGCAGGGCGGGTTCgggcattttcaaaattattttagacGTGATCCAACCAAGAAAAATATAGAATGAAGAAAATTGTCtaaattgaattataaaatacaagaataagcctatcaatgattttgataaaaaaccaatagatttaaaaagaataaaaaccgTTGACCAATCAGAAACGATGACACATAAGACGATTAACTTGATTTACAGACGCGAAAAAACTGCTGTTCTCAATAATTAACCGATTTTATGAATACAGAAAATCGCCTAAATTAAATGAtcactctttttttcttttttatttttatataagaaaaggccaaaatttttgatgataataaatatttattaggtTACATATAGATCACGTTTTAACAATAACACAACATACATATATGAACTAACCAAATTTTATGAGTCAGAGTAGTACATTTCTCATATAAAAGGTTAGTTATCATTCACTACTGACTACTGTCAACTACAAAATAAACTTATTCAGTATAAGAAAActgaatatctacataaataagacagtaatcattataaatattcaaCTTAACGCCAACCCACAGGCCCAGCATAAAAACTTAatacattatacatttacataaataaaccAAGCAATTGCTACATATAACAAAACCTCAAAGAAACATATATGTAACCATCTACAGATACTATATCTACAGATACTATATATACTGTATTGATAATTgtaaatttacatcaaacttccTATAAAACTGAACTCCTAATAAGAATGTCTGTCCTTTATGAGACTGTTAACAAAATATTCCATAAATTTTAATGCACGAAAACAACCATATTACTACTACAATAACCAACCTTTTTCTAGGGAAACGTTACATACCACTTCctctaaaattattttattccaaagtatATACTACTTTGTAAACTGAATCAACttcctttgaataaatttatacaaaGTGAATTTATTGCACTTAATGcattccatttttattaaaaggtATTTGTTCTTATAATTATGACAACTACTAAGGTTTACTTCTAATCACAATGattctttgaataaatatataaaagtaaagtaaatgtGTTCAGTTTCAATCTAAAGGTATTCATACCTATAAAGTAAGTATAAAGAAACTACTATGATTCACCGCATTGAAAACAATGTCTTTTCTTGTATgacatgaattaaataaataaatccctAAATAACAAGTCTATAATACAACTGTCCTTTTTCTAGGGAAAGTCACATACCATTTCCTCTAGAAAAACCTTATTCCAAAGTATAAGATACTACTTTGTGAATAGATAGACttcctttgataaattatctgaAGTGAAGTACATGTTGTTAGatcaataaatttttaaacacaCAAGTCTATAATACCACTGTCCTTTTCTAGGGAAATGTCATATACCATTTCCTCTAGAAACCCCTTATTCCAAAGTATAAGATACTACTTTGTGAATAGATAAACttcctttgataaattatctaaagtGAAGTATATACTGTCAATCACTATTTGTAAAGGAATATAATCCCTTAAATAACacataaatgtaaaaacaaattttttttaagacaTTCGAGTCTTAGACTGTTAGTGTACTGTCCCTTTTCTAGGGAAATATTGCTTACTACTTCCTCTAGGAATATCATATTCCAAAGTATAACATACTACTTTGTGAATATATCCATCTTCCTTTGATATATTATATCCAaagtgaagtgaaactcaattaagcagtaataaaaaaaacattttctatgaTGAGAATAGAACAACTTACAGAATACACAGATACACAATTATAACTGAATAACAGTTCTAACAAGACCATATTACAACCTTCCATTCATATAGTGTTTACATATGTGCTACTGTGTTTATAAAAAATTGCTTTAGCCTTCTAGTACCCT from Mercenaria mercenaria strain notata chromosome 2, MADL_Memer_1, whole genome shotgun sequence carries:
- the LOC123562328 gene encoding uncharacterized protein LOC123562328, whose product is MRFSGFDGCNTMSGIQTDYGVLRLSNNVGLIDCQCVFHLYAFRYVCILDTLDSLYAARREPELMGIRLCLTNHTTVATILLLTGILKPVNMLSLYLQEENINFTTLPEHVKNRTEELHGLVEKYRNLQTSDTEFTKCMMLFGEIQDRTNLERRVRECGRQ
- the LOC123538819 gene encoding uncharacterized protein LOC123538819, with the translated sequence MSRKKLLVNKITMSHNSKYYTKKIKLKHAVGTPDIRSSFGKVNLNKENSNQTSELSNKSESPQNDHQKSTEADPKLSEPSDPVTSENVLSVQPQCSELDVPVPSFQVSSSSNTTCMIGPVPPPVSKTKLRLKKKKGPVVPYQRRFYNLKYEHLYKSWLYYSGVQNGYLCKTCELFDNHTENKAFVTRGVKLGTHPTRQLELHQDSLQHKNANERLVLARSNVNVYRQLLLKENDTRMKNREALKKIFLCIDFLIQRKLAYTENTKALVEFVANLGVRGLQEHLNSKISSKYLSTTCINEMLLCTSDLFERDLLEDLRRKEFSLLADESSMAHRSQMSVMARFERHSVVSTYFLGFIELTKGTAEHIASALEGILVAKGVDI